A window of Pedobacter lusitanus contains these coding sequences:
- a CDS encoding SRPBCC family protein, with translation METVNNTSVTIETTVNAPIEKVWESWNKPEHITKWSHASDDWHTTYADNDLRKDGKFKTTMAAKDGSLSFDFEGVYTSVIEQELIAYTMGDGRKVKISFVSNGDGTQVIETFDPESTNPVEMQRGGWQAILDNFKKYTEANL, from the coding sequence ATGGAAACTGTAAACAACACCTCTGTCACAATAGAAACCACAGTTAACGCACCAATAGAAAAAGTATGGGAATCATGGAATAAACCTGAGCATATCACTAAATGGAGCCATGCATCTGATGACTGGCACACCACTTACGCAGATAATGACCTGCGTAAAGATGGAAAATTCAAAACTACGATGGCTGCAAAAGACGGAAGTTTAAGTTTTGATTTTGAAGGTGTATATACCAGTGTAATTGAACAGGAACTTATTGCCTATACCATGGGTGATGGCAGAAAAGTAAAAATTTCCTTCGTTAGTAACGGAGACGGAACACAGGTTATAGAGACATTCGATCCTGAAAGCACGAACCCTGTTGAAATGCAACGTGGAGGATGGCAGGCAATTCTGGATAATTTCAAAAAATATACTGAAGCTAATCTTTAA